The Gloeocapsa sp. DLM2.Bin57 genome segment TCCCATCATGACTACATCCCACACCGTCACTGGATATGTCCAATCAATTTGCGATCGCTGGGGAACATAAGCAACTTTACTCAGTTGTTGTTTTAAGGGTTGATTGTCATAAATTACTTCTCCGAGACTTGAAGGGATTAAACCCAACATTGCTTTAATCAGAGTACTTTTCCCCGCGCCATTTGGACCGATTAACCCTGTGACTTTTCCTGGTAAGACTTCTAAACTAACATCACTTAAGGCTTGAACTTTTCTATATTCTACCGATAGATGATTGACTCTGATTTTGTGACTATTCATAATCTTGTTAATTAACCCTTTCTTCTAGCATAAGCCAAAAATGAAAAAATTATGATAAACTTTATGAAAAAATTATGAAAACCAATGAAACTATTTACTTCCTTAGTAGTAGGGCTAACTTTACTAGGAATCTCTGTAACGGGTTGTCAAAGTGAAACTATCCCCTCAGATAAAATCCTGGTTGTCTCCACCAATACGATTATCGCTGACTTAACTGAAACGATTGGGGGAGAAGCGATCGAACATAGGGGAATCCTTAAACCAGGAGATGACCCCCATTTGTATGAACCAGTACCTAGAGACGTAGCATTAATCGAAAAAGCTGACTTGATTATCTATAACGGTTATAACCTTGAACCCGCTTTAATCAGACTTATCGAAGCAACGGGAATACAAGCACAAAAATTAGCCGTAGGAGAAAGAGTACCCCCCTTAGAAATCGATGAAGAAGGTAATAAAGTTCCTGATCCTCACGTTTGGGGAAACGCAGCTAATGGTATAATCATGGTTAACGCCATTAGAGATACTCTGATCGCTTTATCTCCTGAAAATGCTGCAGAATTTACCGCTAATGCAGCGCAACTCACCGCAGAATTAGAAGAACTCCACGAATGGATTAAAGCACAAATCGCTACCATTCCCGAAGAGCAACGCTTTTTAATTACCACTCATGATGCTTTTGGCTATTATGCCCAAGCTTATGATATACCAGTAGCAGGTACTCTGATTGGTATCAGCACCGAAGAACAACCTAGCGCTCAAACTCTGCAAAATCTAGTCACAGAAATCAAAACTCTAGGGGTAAAAGCGATTTTTGCTGAAACCACTATTAACCCTAGTTTAATTGCAACCGTCGCTAGTGAAGCGGGAGTAAAATTAGCCCCAGGTAAACTCTATTCTGACTCTCTGGGTATTCCAGGGAGTGAAGCTGATACCTATATCAAAATGCTCAAAACTAATACCCTTACCATCGTAGAAGCGCTAACCCATGACAACTAATCTTACTCTCAACGAATCAGAAACTCTCCTCTCTACTATCGAACAATTAAAAACTACTAGTCAAGCTAAATTAGGTGCACCCTTAACCGATGTAGGCTTAAACCCAACAGATGCAGCTAAAATCGAATCTTTAGCCCAAAGTTTAGAGGCTAAAAACCCTTATCTCTATCCTCTGTTATATAAACCAGAACTACTCAATGGGGTTTGGTTATTACACTATTCTACTTCCCGAGAAATTCGCTCTTTGACTCGTTTAAAATTCGGTTTTCAAGTAGCTAAAGTTTATCAAGTTATTGACGTTGCTTCTAATTCTTTCTTAAATCAAGCTTTTGTTGAACATAAACTCGGTTTACTATCAGGATTTGTCTTAGTTACCGCTGTTTTTGCCGCAGCTAAAAATGATTCTGGTTTACCCGATAATAAGTTAAATATTCAATTCTTAAAACGTTATCTAGCTATTACTAAATTAGCAGGTGTTTCTACTCCTAAATTGACCCCTTTTAAGGAAGTAGATGCTCGTAACCCCCAAGGCAGAATACCCACTTTTACCATTACTTATTTAGATGAATTTCTGCGCATTGGTAGAGGTGGTGATGGTGGTTTATATGTTCTTTCTAAATCTCAAGATAATTTATTTATGAACCTAGGCGCAGAGAAGAGGGAAATGCGCGAATTAAGAATTAAGAATGAGGCAATACTTTGATCTAGCTCCTGTAAAATTAACTCTAAGTAGGTAGCCCTAAATAAACGTTAATATAATTAATAACAATCTTCAGCCTAAAGATCTTGCGGTTGCTTCTATCGGCTGCGCTCCATGTGCTACGCAGAGCCTGCGGCAGCGCAATGACATTTTAAGTTTAATTAAGCTGATCTACTTACTAAAACAATAATTAATTTTAAATCTTCCACCAGTATTCTTACGGTAACTTTGGTTGAGGAAAAGTTTTTTTTGAGCTAGTAGAGGTTTTTTGACTGCAAAAATCAAGTATAAGCGAGCAAGATGCTCGCA includes the following:
- a CDS encoding fimbrial protein, whose product is MTTNLTLNESETLLSTIEQLKTTSQAKLGAPLTDVGLNPTDAAKIESLAQSLEAKNPYLYPLLYKPELLNGVWLLHYSTSREIRSLTRLKFGFQVAKVYQVIDVASNSFLNQAFVEHKLGLLSGFVLVTAVFAAAKNDSGLPDNKLNIQFLKRYLAITKLAGVSTPKLTPFKEVDARNPQGRIPTFTITYLDEFLRIGRGGDGGLYVLSKSQDNLFMNLGAEKREMRELRIKNEAIL
- a CDS encoding metal ABC transporter substrate-binding protein, with protein sequence MKLFTSLVVGLTLLGISVTGCQSETIPSDKILVVSTNTIIADLTETIGGEAIEHRGILKPGDDPHLYEPVPRDVALIEKADLIIYNGYNLEPALIRLIEATGIQAQKLAVGERVPPLEIDEEGNKVPDPHVWGNAANGIIMVNAIRDTLIALSPENAAEFTANAAQLTAELEELHEWIKAQIATIPEEQRFLITTHDAFGYYAQAYDIPVAGTLIGISTEEQPSAQTLQNLVTEIKTLGVKAIFAETTINPSLIATVASEAGVKLAPGKLYSDSLGIPGSEADTYIKMLKTNTLTIVEALTHDN